In the genome of Tautonia marina, one region contains:
- a CDS encoding DUF1549 and DUF1553 domain-containing protein: protein MHHRVFRQCLLMLVVAVFTAGCGGDQPAVVADRDPHADRTVASKQQEPPAERVPAEASPHSSPGPTLAIEPSSAILPPDATGLQFIVSQINPDGSRCDVTQEVVGWETSTEDGVRFEQSGYLVPQESGNETVTAVFQDGASVSAEVVVERSPERSWNFATDIVPIFTRFGCNSGSCHGKAGGQNGFHLSLFGYDPDADYQALTRDAGGRRLSLTHPESSLVLLKGLGRIPHGGGPALPSTSEANQTLLEWIDAGAPLHRGEEHGPLVSVEVFPNDLRLAEPGSHQIRVVAKFADGLERDVTRLSRFEVRDDATASVDDNGRVTLLRRAETDLIVRYQTSVIATRVGTRMNPDLTFDFASLPRRNLIDDHLFARLESLNVPPSPPADDASFLRRVSLDLTGQQPRPDQIRAFLDDPDPDRRIALVDRLMNDPLFVDFWHLKLGDLLQISQARFGNGVYRYNDWVKEQLASNTPWNEIVQTLLTSLGNPNDLDGGPVNYALEGEDAREQAELTAQRFLGLRFRCAQCHDHPFDRWTQDDYYGLAAFFAKVGRAVPNADGMMAPATVGVNPEGVVLHLRTGEPAVPTLPGGEVVQLAADIDPRTVLADWITAPDNPYFARTAANWAWAQFFGRGLAEPSDDLSDSNPPVHPELLDALADDFISHGFDLRHLIRTIASSEAYGLSSRPIPGNEGDTRLFSHQTPRPLTAHQMADALAQATDTELLFNLGRGSQGTLRSSKAVQVSDPAIPSVLLDTFGRCPRVAGCSTVATPTLSLRQALLLVGGNAIDDRISRFDGYLSGLLELEPSRAEIVENLYLRTLCRKPSDEESEHWSALMDESDSLREASEDLFWALLNSREFAFNH, encoded by the coding sequence ATGCATCATCGCGTGTTTCGCCAGTGCTTGTTGATGCTCGTCGTGGCGGTCTTCACGGCGGGGTGTGGAGGAGATCAACCTGCCGTTGTTGCCGACCGAGATCCGCACGCTGATCGGACGGTCGCCTCGAAGCAGCAGGAGCCTCCTGCCGAACGGGTTCCGGCCGAAGCGTCACCCCACAGTTCCCCCGGCCCGACCTTGGCCATCGAGCCCTCGTCGGCCATCCTTCCTCCTGATGCGACGGGTTTGCAATTCATCGTTTCACAGATCAATCCGGATGGCTCGCGTTGCGACGTGACTCAGGAAGTAGTCGGTTGGGAAACATCAACCGAAGACGGAGTCCGTTTCGAGCAATCCGGGTATCTCGTTCCCCAAGAATCTGGCAACGAGACGGTGACGGCCGTATTCCAGGATGGAGCTTCCGTCTCGGCTGAGGTCGTCGTCGAGCGATCGCCCGAGCGATCCTGGAATTTTGCCACCGACATCGTCCCGATCTTCACCCGATTCGGCTGCAATTCCGGAAGTTGTCACGGTAAGGCTGGGGGGCAGAACGGGTTTCACCTCTCGCTGTTCGGATACGATCCGGATGCCGACTACCAGGCGTTGACTCGTGACGCGGGCGGCCGTCGTCTCTCGCTGACCCACCCCGAATCGAGTCTCGTGCTCCTCAAAGGGCTCGGGCGAATTCCGCACGGAGGAGGACCAGCGCTTCCTTCAACATCCGAGGCCAACCAGACGCTCCTCGAATGGATCGATGCCGGCGCTCCGCTTCATCGGGGCGAGGAACACGGTCCTCTGGTTTCCGTCGAGGTGTTCCCGAACGACCTTCGGCTGGCCGAGCCCGGATCACATCAGATTCGGGTTGTTGCAAAATTTGCCGATGGACTGGAACGTGACGTGACCCGACTGTCCCGCTTCGAGGTCCGGGATGATGCGACCGCTTCGGTCGATGACAACGGCCGTGTCACCTTGCTCCGACGCGCTGAGACGGACCTGATCGTTCGCTATCAAACGTCCGTGATTGCCACCCGAGTGGGGACCCGGATGAATCCGGATCTCACGTTTGATTTCGCTTCGCTCCCCCGCCGAAACCTGATCGACGACCATCTGTTCGCAAGGCTTGAATCGCTCAACGTCCCTCCCAGTCCTCCGGCCGATGACGCCTCGTTTCTTCGTCGTGTCTCGCTCGATCTGACTGGCCAGCAACCCCGTCCCGATCAGATCCGAGCATTCCTCGACGACCCCGATCCCGACCGTCGGATCGCGCTTGTCGATCGCTTGATGAACGACCCGTTGTTCGTCGATTTCTGGCATTTGAAGCTCGGCGACCTGCTCCAGATCAGTCAGGCCCGCTTCGGCAATGGCGTCTATCGCTACAACGACTGGGTGAAGGAACAACTCGCCTCCAACACTCCCTGGAATGAGATCGTCCAGACCTTGCTCACCTCCCTCGGCAATCCGAACGACCTCGACGGCGGCCCGGTCAATTACGCCCTCGAAGGTGAGGACGCCCGCGAGCAGGCCGAGCTGACCGCCCAGCGTTTCCTCGGGCTTCGCTTCCGCTGCGCCCAGTGCCACGACCACCCGTTCGACCGCTGGACTCAGGACGATTACTACGGCCTCGCCGCCTTCTTTGCCAAGGTCGGCCGCGCGGTCCCCAATGCCGACGGCATGATGGCTCCCGCAACCGTTGGGGTGAATCCCGAGGGAGTCGTCCTCCACCTTCGCACCGGAGAACCGGCCGTTCCGACCCTTCCGGGCGGCGAGGTGGTCCAACTTGCCGCCGACATCGACCCTCGAACCGTCCTGGCTGACTGGATCACCGCGCCGGACAACCCTTACTTCGCGCGGACCGCCGCCAACTGGGCCTGGGCGCAATTCTTCGGTCGGGGCCTGGCCGAGCCCAGTGATGACCTGAGCGACTCCAATCCCCCGGTTCATCCCGAACTGCTCGACGCTCTGGCCGACGACTTCATCTCACACGGCTTCGACCTCCGTCACCTCATCCGCACCATCGCCTCGTCAGAAGCCTACGGCCTGTCGTCCCGCCCCATCCCGGGGAACGAGGGGGACACCCGGCTGTTTTCTCACCAGACCCCGCGTCCCCTGACCGCGCACCAGATGGCCGACGCCCTGGCTCAAGCCACCGATACCGAACTTCTCTTTAATCTGGGCCGAGGCAGTCAGGGAACGCTTCGATCGAGTAAAGCCGTTCAGGTCAGTGACCCGGCGATCCCCAGCGTTCTCCTCGACACCTTCGGCCGATGCCCCCGCGTGGCCGGGTGTTCGACCGTGGCGACGCCGACCCTCAGCCTTCGACAGGCCCTCTTGCTCGTCGGTGGCAACGCGATCGACGACCGCATCAGCCGATTCGACGGCTACCTCTCCGGCCTCCTCGAACTCGAACCGAGTCGCGCCGAGATTGTCGAGAACCTCTACCTTCGCACCCTCTGCCGCAAACCATCGGACGAGGAATCCGAACACTGGTCCGCCTTGATGGACGAGTCGGATTCCCTCCGAGAGGCCTCCGAAGACCTATTTTGGGCCTTGCTCAACTCTCGAGAATTCGCGTTCAATCACTGA
- a CDS encoding GbsR/MarR family transcriptional regulator: protein MELTPAALKFVLHWGEMGQAWGINRTMAQVHALLFISPEALDAAAISTLLGVSRSNVSTSLRELITWGVVRRVHVIGCRCDRFEALKDVFETFRVIMAERKRREMDPTIALLEHCVEEAKDAGPDEAYTREQLEKMLEFTRMVTMFYSHIDRLPSSALQALFKGGATLSRLFGPGRPAADAGTGRETVSAGSSSHVK from the coding sequence GTGGAACTGACACCGGCAGCATTGAAGTTTGTGTTGCACTGGGGAGAGATGGGCCAGGCGTGGGGAATCAACCGCACGATGGCTCAGGTGCATGCCTTGTTGTTTATTTCGCCTGAAGCGCTGGACGCAGCCGCGATCAGTACATTGCTTGGGGTGAGTCGATCGAACGTCTCGACGAGCCTGCGGGAACTGATCACCTGGGGAGTGGTGCGCCGGGTTCATGTCATCGGGTGCCGGTGTGATCGGTTCGAAGCATTGAAGGATGTCTTTGAGACATTCCGGGTGATCATGGCGGAGCGCAAGCGTCGGGAGATGGATCCGACGATTGCGCTGCTGGAACACTGTGTGGAGGAAGCAAAGGACGCAGGGCCAGATGAGGCGTACACACGCGAACAGCTTGAAAAAATGCTCGAGTTCACGCGGATGGTGACGATGTTTTACAGTCACATCGACCGCTTGCCGAGCTCTGCCCTGCAAGCCCTGTTCAAAGGGGGGGCAACGCTTTCTCGGCTCTTTGGGCCTGGCCGGCCGGCAGCGGATGCGGGAACGGGTCGGGAGACCGTTTCGGCTGGGTCATCGTCACACGTGAAGTGA
- a CDS encoding ABC transporter substrate-binding protein, whose amino-acid sequence MRCFRHAPQTMCLLVTFGGIVLAGLGAELRAKQLPDVSIPANRDLLRDPPFDRLTLIDGTILFVDPVSPRPLPDKEELRAAESKESPRFERVGGLLVSKAPELNRDPSDNAIVIRTQEDEPRDYYVKITSIQSADYFDDILLAEALRRAQSNDFDRAFELVLAVRSRDPNWRGLRETADRIIFLEGQHALDRGQVDDGLRLLGQLHDRAPETPNLKPLLAKGYAGRIESAIEQGAYALGRRVLTELRNLTPEAPEVARMEQRFISLAQRLAEEADRLEGPDRVERLADALRVWPNDEAIAARYQEAFLQFPVLDVAVLDVPRRPGPFLECPADTRVMSLLYRPILAESSEQATRGELPDQLAAELTIGEIGRRLELRIKKGITWNDGSRSINAIDVARTLTDRALPSTLGYDARWADLLTRVRPIDDTTLEVTLKRTPLDPAAWLLLPAGPAHAGRDGLVWTPSGPRPIGSGLFTLGPLTRSTARIDRADRLEEGTPSLARINERRYEPPTDPVAALRRGEVTLLESVPHDRVRELENDPEIQIGRYRAPRMHWIALDGRNPLLRNRSLRRGLSFAINREELLQERILRAPLDETSIPSDGPFPAGSATDDPEVSPLTHDPLLAKMLVRAAKQEMGIDAIELTLAYPSIPSARAVVSKLVDAFADAGVVLNPVERPQSDLETELRQGARFDLAYRVASISNPMLEIGPVLCPGYSAPPQADGLGALASARMLQLLLRLEQVQDLPSAREQLLLIDRETRDELPILPLWQLKEQFAWRTRLTGPSHEVDELYEGIESWTIEPWFSRDLP is encoded by the coding sequence ATGCGATGCTTTCGGCATGCCCCCCAGACCATGTGTTTGCTGGTCACCTTCGGTGGTATTGTCCTGGCTGGTCTCGGGGCCGAGTTAAGGGCAAAGCAACTTCCTGACGTCTCGATTCCAGCGAATCGCGACCTCCTCCGCGACCCTCCCTTCGACCGGCTGACCTTGATCGACGGCACCATTCTCTTTGTGGATCCGGTCAGTCCGCGACCGCTCCCCGACAAGGAAGAACTCCGCGCGGCGGAGTCGAAGGAATCTCCCCGTTTTGAACGAGTGGGGGGGCTACTCGTCAGCAAGGCTCCTGAGCTCAATCGGGATCCGAGTGACAACGCCATTGTGATCCGCACTCAGGAAGACGAACCCAGAGATTACTACGTCAAGATCACATCGATTCAGTCGGCCGATTATTTCGACGACATTCTCCTGGCCGAAGCCCTCCGCCGCGCGCAATCAAACGACTTCGACCGTGCCTTTGAGCTGGTCCTGGCGGTTCGATCTCGTGATCCAAACTGGCGGGGGCTTCGAGAGACGGCAGATCGAATCATCTTCCTCGAAGGCCAGCATGCGCTTGATCGCGGGCAGGTGGATGATGGGCTTCGGCTCCTCGGCCAACTGCATGATCGAGCCCCAGAAACCCCAAATCTCAAACCCCTGCTCGCCAAAGGCTACGCTGGACGCATCGAATCGGCGATCGAACAGGGGGCGTATGCCCTTGGCCGTCGTGTTCTGACCGAGCTTCGCAACCTGACACCTGAGGCCCCCGAAGTCGCTCGCATGGAGCAGCGATTTATCTCCCTGGCGCAACGCCTGGCCGAGGAGGCTGATCGTCTTGAAGGGCCAGATCGTGTCGAACGACTTGCCGATGCACTCCGCGTCTGGCCCAATGACGAGGCGATCGCGGCACGCTATCAGGAAGCGTTCCTTCAGTTTCCCGTTCTTGATGTCGCGGTCCTCGACGTTCCTCGCCGTCCGGGCCCGTTCCTCGAATGCCCGGCCGATACCCGAGTCATGAGCCTGCTTTACCGCCCGATTCTCGCAGAATCGTCCGAGCAAGCGACTCGAGGCGAACTGCCCGACCAGCTTGCGGCCGAGTTGACGATCGGTGAGATCGGCCGTCGTCTCGAACTGCGGATCAAGAAAGGGATCACCTGGAACGACGGTTCTCGATCCATCAACGCCATTGACGTGGCCAGGACCCTGACCGATCGCGCGCTCCCCAGCACGCTCGGCTACGATGCCCGATGGGCCGATCTGCTCACCCGTGTCAGGCCCATCGACGACACAACGCTGGAAGTCACCCTGAAACGGACTCCCCTCGATCCCGCGGCCTGGCTTCTCCTCCCCGCGGGACCCGCGCATGCGGGACGAGACGGCCTCGTCTGGACCCCCTCTGGACCCAGGCCCATCGGCAGTGGCTTATTCACACTTGGCCCGTTGACTCGATCGACCGCACGCATTGATCGTGCCGATCGATTGGAGGAGGGAACCCCATCCCTGGCTCGAATCAATGAGCGACGGTACGAGCCGCCGACGGACCCTGTGGCCGCCCTGCGTCGAGGTGAGGTCACGTTGCTCGAATCGGTTCCCCATGATCGGGTCCGTGAGCTCGAGAACGACCCCGAGATTCAGATCGGTCGCTACCGTGCTCCCCGAATGCATTGGATCGCCCTCGACGGCCGCAACCCCTTGCTCCGCAACCGGTCGCTTCGGCGTGGCCTCAGCTTCGCGATCAATCGAGAGGAATTGCTCCAGGAACGCATCCTTCGAGCGCCTCTGGATGAGACCTCGATCCCCAGTGACGGGCCATTTCCCGCTGGTTCCGCAACCGATGATCCCGAAGTGTCTCCTCTCACCCACGACCCACTCCTCGCCAAGATGCTTGTCCGAGCCGCCAAGCAAGAGATGGGGATCGACGCAATTGAACTCACCTTGGCGTATCCGTCGATCCCGTCTGCTCGCGCGGTTGTGTCCAAACTGGTCGATGCCTTTGCAGATGCCGGGGTCGTTCTCAACCCAGTGGAGCGACCTCAATCGGATCTGGAAACCGAGTTGCGTCAGGGGGCTCGGTTCGACCTGGCATATCGGGTTGCCTCGATCAGCAACCCGATGCTGGAGATCGGCCCGGTTCTTTGCCCGGGTTACTCCGCCCCGCCACAAGCGGACGGCCTCGGAGCCCTGGCAAGCGCTCGGATGTTGCAACTGTTACTCCGGTTGGAACAGGTGCAGGACCTCCCTTCCGCTCGGGAGCAGCTCCTTCTTATCGACCGCGAAACCCGCGACGAACTCCCGATTTTACCTCTCTGGCAACTGAAAGAGCAGTTCGCCTGGCGAACCCGACTGACCGGCCCGTCGCACGAAGTCGACGAGTTGTATGAAGGAATCGAGTCGTGGACGATCGAACCTTGGTTTTCCCGAGACCTCCCATGA
- a CDS encoding S41 family peptidase, which yields MIRFRPLCIGLLALMVVSAGDSTATAETKLLRFPDLHDSTVVFTYAGDLWTAPIEGGIARRLTTHPGLELFPKFSPDGSQIAFTGQYDGDEQVYVIPSNGGVPRRLTHYPARGPLPPRWGYDNQVYGWTPDGTSVLFRSMRDGWDLTDTRLYTVSPEGGFPRALPMPVSGGGDLSPEGDQIIYSPLTRDFRSWKRYEGGWAQNLYIFDLESADLSPVSHSNRTERDPMWIGDAIYFSSDRSGTLNLYQFDPETEETVALTKETTWDVRWPSKADDGRIIFEKAGELYVLNVDSGEVEKVSITVPDDALPRRPQRVDASDVLEDFELSPKGERALFVGRGDVFNAPIEHGPTRNLTRSPGAHDRAARWSPDGTSVLYVSDETGEEELYLVPQEGIGDPKALTSDSKSRKINPLWSPDGERVAFADQTGSIFVVEVESKEVVEVAHEPSGRSLDYAWSPDGQWLAFSLSEPSDYRVLHLWKVGDEEPRPITNPMFNAYNPAWDPAGNFLYFLSDRDYAPQISTIEWNYALDREVGLFAMALRKDVEHPFPPKIDEVTIDEEVGGDQTDEDDDESGTDREKDEDEEASPTEIIVEMDGLSSRVSRVPVPADNYSRLTANEGHLLYIRSGPFYYGRDSAVKPTLVVFSIEDREATNLIEDVSGYVLSHDGKKVLARNGGSFTLLDAAPEGKESGKSVSTEGIRVDRVPEEEWPQIFIEVWRRFRDYFYVENMHGYDWEAIRDQYRPLLDHVGHRSDLNYVISEMIAELNVGHAYITGGDYDVPERPRVGLLGCRFELDDEAARYRISRIFAGQNEEETYRSPLTEVGVDVSEGDFVLSIDGVELTTDRNPFELLRDKASDPVTLEINDEPNHDGSRFVTVQPRSSETDLIYLAWVEGNRRKVAEASEDRLGYLHIPNMGAEGLREFIKTFYPQIRKQGLVVDVRNNGGGNVSQMLIERLNRSLLGTRFSRNNDRVGTYPNQVFYGHLACVINANSASDGDIFPARFKQAGLGPLIGKRTWGGVVGITDHGPLIDGGGVNVPEFGTNGVDGSYIIEGYGVDPDIEVANDPASVIQGKDPQLERAIAEILKAIDEDPRTLPDRPDDPVKVD from the coding sequence ATGATCCGATTCAGGCCCCTCTGTATTGGTCTGCTTGCCCTGATGGTCGTCTCGGCAGGCGACTCGACAGCCACCGCGGAGACGAAGCTTCTTCGCTTCCCCGACCTGCATGACTCGACCGTGGTGTTTACCTATGCCGGAGACCTCTGGACGGCGCCGATCGAGGGGGGAATCGCTCGTCGCTTGACGACGCATCCGGGTCTGGAACTGTTTCCAAAGTTCTCGCCCGACGGATCGCAGATCGCCTTTACCGGTCAATACGACGGCGACGAGCAAGTCTACGTCATTCCCAGTAATGGCGGTGTTCCCAGGCGTCTGACGCATTATCCCGCGAGGGGTCCCCTGCCCCCACGTTGGGGATATGATAACCAGGTTTACGGGTGGACACCGGATGGGACGTCGGTCCTCTTTCGGTCAATGCGGGACGGATGGGATCTCACCGATACAAGGCTCTACACCGTCTCGCCTGAGGGCGGCTTTCCCAGGGCCCTGCCGATGCCGGTTTCCGGAGGTGGTGATCTGTCTCCGGAGGGGGACCAAATCATCTATTCGCCCTTGACCCGAGACTTTCGATCGTGGAAGCGCTACGAAGGGGGATGGGCTCAGAATCTCTACATCTTTGATCTGGAAAGCGCAGACCTGTCCCCCGTTTCACACTCAAACAGGACCGAACGTGACCCAATGTGGATCGGCGACGCGATCTACTTCAGTTCCGATCGATCGGGGACACTCAACCTTTACCAATTTGATCCCGAAACCGAGGAAACCGTTGCTCTGACCAAGGAGACGACCTGGGATGTCCGCTGGCCGAGCAAGGCAGACGACGGACGCATCATCTTTGAGAAGGCCGGCGAACTTTACGTCCTGAACGTCGATTCGGGAGAGGTGGAGAAGGTTTCGATTACCGTGCCGGACGATGCCCTGCCCCGCCGGCCGCAACGGGTGGATGCTTCGGATGTGCTAGAAGACTTCGAACTGAGTCCGAAGGGAGAGCGGGCCCTGTTTGTTGGTCGGGGAGACGTGTTCAACGCCCCGATCGAGCACGGACCAACCCGGAACTTGACCCGATCTCCGGGAGCGCACGACCGCGCGGCTCGATGGTCGCCGGATGGAACATCCGTCCTGTATGTCTCCGACGAGACAGGGGAAGAGGAACTCTACCTCGTGCCTCAGGAGGGAATCGGCGATCCGAAGGCACTCACCAGCGACAGCAAGTCGAGGAAGATCAACCCCCTCTGGTCTCCCGATGGTGAGCGCGTCGCGTTCGCTGACCAGACAGGTTCGATTTTTGTCGTTGAGGTGGAGAGCAAGGAGGTGGTCGAGGTGGCGCACGAGCCGTCGGGCCGATCGCTCGATTATGCGTGGTCACCCGATGGTCAGTGGCTCGCTTTCAGCCTGAGTGAGCCGAGTGATTACCGGGTCCTCCACCTCTGGAAGGTTGGGGACGAGGAGCCCAGGCCGATCACCAATCCGATGTTCAATGCCTACAACCCCGCCTGGGATCCCGCAGGAAACTTTCTCTACTTCCTGAGCGATCGCGATTACGCCCCGCAGATCTCAACGATCGAATGGAATTACGCCCTCGATCGTGAGGTGGGACTCTTTGCAATGGCCTTACGGAAGGATGTCGAGCATCCGTTCCCTCCCAAAATCGATGAGGTGACAATCGACGAGGAGGTCGGCGGAGACCAAACCGACGAGGATGACGATGAGTCGGGAACCGATCGGGAGAAGGACGAGGACGAGGAGGCTTCGCCAACGGAGATCATCGTCGAGATGGACGGTCTCTCGTCGCGCGTCAGCCGTGTGCCGGTTCCGGCCGACAACTACTCACGCTTGACCGCGAACGAGGGGCATTTGCTTTACATTCGTTCTGGACCGTTTTACTACGGACGGGATTCGGCGGTCAAGCCAACACTTGTGGTCTTTTCGATTGAAGACCGAGAGGCGACAAACCTCATTGAGGATGTCAGTGGTTACGTCCTCTCCCATGATGGGAAGAAGGTTCTGGCGCGGAACGGAGGAAGCTTCACGCTGCTCGATGCGGCACCTGAAGGAAAAGAGTCCGGGAAGTCTGTTTCCACCGAAGGAATTCGAGTCGATCGTGTACCGGAGGAGGAATGGCCGCAAATCTTTATTGAGGTCTGGCGCCGATTCCGAGATTATTTTTATGTCGAAAACATGCATGGTTACGACTGGGAGGCGATCCGAGATCAATATCGCCCGCTGCTCGACCATGTTGGGCACCGATCGGATCTGAACTATGTGATCAGTGAGATGATCGCCGAGTTGAATGTCGGGCACGCATACATCACGGGAGGGGATTATGACGTTCCGGAGCGGCCCCGTGTGGGATTGCTCGGCTGTCGATTCGAGCTGGATGATGAGGCGGCACGCTATCGGATCTCTCGCATTTTCGCAGGTCAAAACGAGGAGGAGACATACCGGTCTCCCTTGACCGAGGTCGGGGTCGATGTGAGTGAGGGGGATTTTGTTCTGTCGATCGACGGAGTTGAGCTCACGACCGATCGGAACCCATTCGAACTGCTACGAGATAAAGCCTCAGACCCTGTGACGCTGGAAATCAACGACGAGCCGAATCATGACGGTTCCCGGTTCGTGACCGTGCAGCCGAGGTCAAGTGAGACAGACCTGATCTATCTGGCCTGGGTCGAAGGGAACCGCCGCAAGGTGGCGGAAGCTTCCGAGGATCGTCTGGGATATCTTCATATTCCCAATATGGGAGCGGAAGGCCTTCGAGAGTTTATTAAGACCTTCTATCCACAGATTCGCAAGCAGGGGCTTGTCGTGGATGTTCGCAACAATGGAGGCGGAAACGTGTCGCAGATGCTCATTGAACGGCTCAACCGGAGCTTGCTCGGCACGCGATTCAGCCGCAACAACGATCGGGTTGGGACCTATCCCAATCAGGTGTTTTACGGCCACCTGGCCTGTGTGATCAACGCGAACAGCGCCTCGGATGGTGATATTTTCCCGGCACGATTCAAACAGGCCGGGCTTGGTCCCTTGATCGGCAAACGAACCTGGGGCGGCGTGGTCGGCATCACGGATCACGGGCCGCTGATCGACGGTGGAGGAGTCAATGTACCGGAATTCGGGACGAACGGTGTTGATGGATCGTACATCATCGAAGGCTATGGTGTTGATCCCGACATCGAGGTGGCGAACGATCCCGCTTCGGTGATCCAGGGGAAGGATCCTCAGCTTGAGCGGGCAATCGCCGAGATCTTGAAGGCGATTGACGAAGACCCCCGAACCCTTCCCGATCGACCGGACGACCCGGTGAAGGTTGACTGA
- a CDS encoding sulfatase family protein — protein sequence MLGCVLGASGPLRADDRPNVLWIIAEDMSPHFGCYGESTIETPNVDRLAAEGVRFANAFVTAPVCSASRSALITGMYQTTIGAHHHRSGRGSERIELPKGVELIPERFRQAGYFTSNGTIDGRTGKTDYNFDFDPNLYDGADWSGRKDGQPFFAQIQLSGGKLREGANWAERVEPELGSLTEPESVSLPPYYPRDPVLLEDWARYLDAVRYTDLQVGQIVDRLEEEGLLASTYVFFITDHGISHARGKQFLYEEGIKIPFIVRGPGLPQGTVRDDLIVHIDMSVTSIDLAGIEVPSGMQGRSLFAEDHEPRRLIISARDRCDETVDGIRCLRTDRYKWILNRYPERPYLQPNAYKDNKAILQTLRRLHQEGALNEAQSLHFATKRPQYELYDLCSDPWELSNLAITPEHRDHLDLRNELHEWMMMTGDLGVEPEPSAMYDSDMAQYLENVRRNNPQRAAEIESNISLMKRWERERN from the coding sequence ATGCTCGGTTGTGTTCTGGGAGCCTCTGGGCCATTACGAGCGGACGATCGCCCGAATGTGCTCTGGATCATTGCTGAGGACATGTCCCCTCACTTCGGTTGCTACGGTGAATCGACGATCGAAACACCGAATGTCGACCGCCTGGCCGCAGAGGGAGTTCGGTTTGCCAATGCGTTTGTCACGGCACCGGTCTGTTCCGCTTCACGGTCGGCGTTGATCACCGGAATGTATCAAACGACGATCGGTGCCCATCACCATCGCAGTGGTCGGGGATCGGAGCGGATCGAATTACCGAAGGGTGTGGAATTGATTCCCGAACGTTTTCGGCAGGCGGGTTATTTCACCAGCAACGGTACAATCGACGGTCGAACGGGAAAGACAGACTACAACTTTGATTTCGATCCGAATTTGTACGATGGGGCTGATTGGTCTGGAAGGAAGGACGGGCAACCCTTCTTCGCCCAGATCCAACTGAGTGGTGGCAAGCTCCGGGAGGGGGCCAACTGGGCCGAGCGCGTCGAGCCGGAGCTGGGTTCCCTCACCGAACCGGAGTCCGTCTCCCTGCCACCGTATTACCCTCGTGACCCGGTGCTTCTGGAAGACTGGGCCCGATACCTTGATGCGGTCCGCTACACAGACTTGCAGGTGGGTCAGATTGTTGATCGGCTGGAGGAGGAAGGCCTTCTTGCCTCTACCTATGTGTTTTTCATCACTGACCACGGGATCAGCCATGCGCGAGGCAAGCAGTTCCTGTACGAGGAAGGGATCAAGATTCCGTTCATCGTGCGTGGACCAGGACTTCCTCAAGGAACGGTTCGCGATGACCTGATTGTCCACATTGACATGTCGGTCACTTCAATTGATCTGGCTGGAATCGAGGTTCCCTCTGGCATGCAAGGGCGGTCTTTGTTCGCGGAAGATCATGAGCCTCGACGATTGATCATCTCGGCGAGGGATCGTTGCGATGAGACGGTTGATGGAATTCGATGTCTCAGAACCGATCGTTATAAATGGATTCTGAACCGTTATCCAGAGCGGCCCTATCTCCAGCCCAATGCATACAAGGATAATAAAGCAATCTTGCAAACGCTCCGACGATTGCACCAAGAGGGGGCGTTGAACGAAGCTCAGAGCCTCCACTTCGCAACGAAACGTCCCCAGTACGAATTGTACGATCTTTGTTCGGACCCGTGGGAGCTTTCGAATCTTGCGATAACCCCCGAACATCGCGACCACCTTGATCTTCGGAACGAACTGCACGAATGGATGATGATGACCGGCGATCTCGGGGTAGAGCCTGAACCCAGTGCAATGTACGACAGTGACATGGCACAGTACTTGGAAAACGTGAGGCGAAACAACCCTCAGCGTGCAGCCGAAATCGAATCCAACATTTCCCTTATGAAGCGTTGGGAACGTGAGAGAAACTGA